From the Lactuca sativa cultivar Salinas chromosome 9, Lsat_Salinas_v11, whole genome shotgun sequence genome, the window aaaatacatttctttggaaattatttgataatatatttatcatgtttttctgggaacaaataccgcaacatttttattaaaagagatacactgatttttataaagcataaaaaaaatcggtcttttctggccgtgaaaatggggatgtcacaccttcGCCCCCTTTTCATTCCCCAGATGCACAACTCGACTGCTCCTTTCGTCTAGCTTCTTCAGGTGGTTCTTGTTGATCACCATATGCGCGACACAACCCAACACTCTTAGATAACCAACATGGGGCTTTCGACCGATCCACATCTCGTAGTGTATGGAATCATTCAAGGCTCTCATGCTTATTTTGTTCAATACGTAAACGGAATGACTCACGGATTCTCCCCATAGCGTGTGTGGAAGCTTCATGGTCATCAGGCTACTTCTCACCATTTCAATCAccgtacgattacgcctctccaCCACCCCGTTTTGTTGTGGGGAGTTTGGCGAGGTATATTATCGATCGAGTCCTGTTTCACAGAAGTAAGTGGTGAATTTTTTGGACAAGAATTCACCGCCTCTATCTGTTCTCAGGACTTTAGTCTTCTCGCCGATTTCATTCTCCACTTTTGCTCTAAAATTCTTGAACGACTGAAAggcttcatcctttgtttttaGCAGGTATACCCACATTACCTTACTGTAGTAATCAACCAAGAGCAGGAAGTATTTGTTTCCTGCTAGTGTAAGGGGTGATATTGGACCACACAAATCTCCGTGAATCAATTCGAGCTTCTTCTTGGCCCTAAAACTTGTACACGATTGATACGGTCTTCTTGATTGTTTTCCAACCAGGCAGCCTTCACATGGTTGGGATGGTATAACCATCTTTGGAATTCCTTCAATTATCCCTTTCTCAGACATCGATTTCAAAGAAGCAAAATTTACATGACCTAACCTTGAGTGCCAAAGCCAAGTTGGGTCATTGATTTCGACAACTAGACACTTTGGGCTGACTGCTCTTAGCTTTATCTTGTAGAGACGATTTGGTGACCTCTGTACCTTCATGAGAAGCCTCATTTTGGAGTCATAGATCTTCAGAAAATTTTGCTTAATTCTAATTTCATCTCCCCCTTCTAAAAGCTGGCCAAGACTTATGATATTGCTGCACAATTCAAGTATATAATATACCTCCTTTAATTTTCTTTGCTCGCCATTTTTACACTGAAAAGTTATCATCCCTTTTCCTTCAATTCTAACTTTTGAATTGTTGCCAAACTCTACAGAGCCCTGGACTGTGGTGTCAAGTTCCTGAAAGTTGTTTCTTTCTCCAGTCATGTGGTTGGTGGCCCCTGTGTCAAGATACCACATGTTTGATTCACATCTAATATCCTCATTTGATCCCAGCTTTGGATTCACCTTCTCTTCATTCAAGAATACTTCCCTTGTCTCTTCTTTAGCCTCAAAGGATGACAACAACAAGGTCGGTTCATTGTCTTCCTGGATCAAATTGCTTTCATGATTTCTTTCTTTCCTTGGGTTCTTGCACTCGACTGCGTAGTGCCCAAACTCTTGGCATTTGTAGCATTGTATTTCACTTTTGTCTTGATTGTGGCTTCTTTCTTTCTGCTGGTTAGGACCACCTCGACCACTACTTGGACCACCCCTGCTCTGGCCTCTTCCTCTTCCTCGTGATAACCCACCACGGTTGCCTTTTGGGACTGACTTTGAACAACCTTCTCCTTTATTCGTGTTTCTCTCAGTCCACTCTTGGTGGGTTAAGAGAAGTTTTCTCCCTTCTGTATCACTGTGCCCCTTCATCCTCTCTTCATGGGCTTTAAGTCTCCCAATCACTTTCTCCACTATCAGTTGATCCAAATCAGCAAACTGCTCAAGGGTTGATGCTATCTGAAGGAATTTGGCTGGTATTGACCTAAGTAACTTCTTCACCACATAGGATTCATCTATAATGTCCCCCAAGGTGCGCATAGTGCTTACTATGTTTGTCACTTTCACAGCAAACTCATCGACTCCATTGTATTCATCTCTTAAGCTGGAGATAACGAGCATAATGATATCCTTGTCTTTAGGAGTTGGGTTTTTAAAGTATATTCTCATGAAGAAGTGTGAGGAGCATAAGCATGTTCCAAGGCAAGCCACAAATCATGAGATTTAGTGCCTTGTACATGTTGAAATGATGCTTGAGAGATAGTGGAGATGATTAACATACGAACATGAGCATCATTCGAAATCAAGATGGCATGGGAAGGATTGGGTGCAATTTCTCCTTCTTTGTTGGATATTGTTGTTGCAGGTGATGGAATTATGCCATCAACTAGCCAAGCAGATTGTTTGTTTGTAAAAACAGATGGATCATTGTCTTCCAGTATCcgtaattattagggtttagagtAAAGCCAAACTTGTGTGAATTGTGGATTCTTTTCTCAGCAGTTGTGAAGGCAGTGAGTTTTGTCATTGTAGAAGAAAGAGGAAAGAAGAAGACAGCACCGACAACAGGTTAAGGGGAGGCCGATTATGGCAGTAGGTTGTTTAGGGTTGACGACTACTATGCTGTGATACCAAGATAAACTTGGTAATAAGAATTGTATTATTGTTAACAGAATTACATAGGGTtacatagatatatatatatatatatatatatatatatatatatatatatatatatatatatatatatatatatacacacacgatAACTAATTACACTCTAATCCCTCAACTATCACTAATATAAATATCGTCTAATAGGACGAAAGAGTACTTTCACTTCCACCAAGCTTGTTGACTGCCTCCACAAACGTTTAGGGTTTTATGGAAATTTCATTTTTTGGAAGGTTAAAAAAGAAACAACTCTCTTATCATCCATTGTTCAAGAAATGAGAGGTGTAAGAACCTTTGAATAAAAGATACCTAATCAGTCTTAAATTATCATAATTTTCTTAAAAAACCCATTTTAAAGATTTCCATTTTGAATCACGCAACCCTCAAGTTATCCAAGTAAGAATATAAATGCTATATATACTCAAAAGCAAGTGCAATCTAACATACAGTTTTCGAAACCAAGCTGATGTTTGGTTACAAACATTAAAAAGAAGAGACGACAAGTCAAAACGGGAAAGAATCAAACATTTTGCTTCAATTCTCTACAACATTTCTTGGAAGTCTGTATTCATATCTCAATAAATCATATTATGTAGAAGTATTTTAgtgtttggtatgatggaatTAGGGAAACAATGGAATGGAATGGTTCATTTATTGGATTGAAAAAAGATTGTTTTATCTGATGCGAGTGAAATGCCACTAAGCTCAAATTCCACTAAAAGGGCACAATAGTGTCATTTTTGTAATTCTCTTGTGTAGATTTACTGATGTGTCTAGATTTTATATCTGACTGCTACTTCAATAGCGTGATAGACTCTTTTACACCCATAGAATATGAGCACTCCTGTATCAAAAAGTGTTATGCTGCTTGTGTAAAGAGCGAGGTCGGCAATGTTTCAGTTGTGTATACACTCTATTTTCTTCAGTACACAATTTCTTATTTCAATTTCTCTATAAATGCATTGTTAATAGAAAACAATCTTTCAGTTTCTTCATTTTCTTTTCATAACAAAAAAGCAGAACGATCATAAAAATGGTGAAAAAACAGTCATTAAACAGTAAGTGAGCCTGAAACCAAGCTTACCTTAACAAacgattgcaaaaaaaaaaaaaaaaaaaaaaaaacattccagAAACATTTTGTTGAGCAGTTCGTGTGCATCATGAAAGTTTCTTTCAAATCTCAACATCAAGAAGAAAGAGGGCAGATGAAAACATAGGTCACGTGATGCTACATCCTTCACTGGATGCAAAATACTCATCTTAACAAAattatcccaagatcacaaaaatatTGGAGAGTTAGCAGTTATATAAGAGATGAATGCTCTTAACAAAAATAGTAATTAAAAAATGTAGATGAATGCTCTCGACAAAAATAGTAATTAAAAAATGTAGATGAATGCTCTTGACAAAAATAGTAATTAGAAATTTTCAATAAGCCACATGGTAAAAAAGATTGTTGTAAAAGGGTACATGTTTAATCTTTaaaaaaaaggaactaattagaTGGTTATTTATGATTTCAATAGTTATCATATATGAGTTTGTACAACAATACATGTCTAATCCGAATGATTATAAGACtaaatgaaaaaaacaaaaataaataaaataaataaactatgCAAACCTAATGGAGATATAAATCTGAGAAATCAGGATAAATATAAATTTGAAAGGAATCAATCCAAGTTTCCTAGTGAGATGTACACAACCTTAGTTTATTGACACTTAAAACTGGGGAGAAGATGAAAACAATTGAACTTATGGATAAAATAAGTTTGTATTGTCTGTATAGGTAATGTTGAAAGTAAAATACTGCAAACAGCGGCAATAAAATCAAAATCTTCTCAAATCGAATCACCTATAAACAAAGAAGAACATAATTTACATGTTGACTTGATCTCTTTAGATTGCTTTAAGAACGTACATTGAAAGTGTTTTGACACATGGCTTAATCTAATGAGTAAAAGATTAGTAGGAACAAGAAATAGGAGATGGCTTAATCTAATGAGTAAAAGATTAGTAGGAACAAGAAATAGGAGGATATTTGATTTCTCTAAATCAAAATATATCGTTGATGTAGAGTCCGTTATGTAGATTAGTATCTACCATATTAAATCGTTTTGATCTTTAATTGTTTGTGTATTGATGATGTTCCAAGGTGGAAAAATGTTATTTAGCACACTCATCAATTCCAGATTACCCAAGGTTTCATTGTGTCAATTTTTGTTGTCACATGTTGTATATACATGTTATTTAGAAACAACACTAAATAAAACTTGCTAGACAGCATTCGACTCAAAAATTACAATGCATATTCAGTTATTCATTATAGAACATCTCTTGACCTTTAGAACACAAGAACTCTCTACACTAAATAAAACTTACTAGACAATATTTGACTCAAAAACGACAATACATATTCATTATATAACTTCTCTTGACCTTTAGAACATATAAACTCTCTCATTTTCAAAGTTATGAAGTCTACGAAAGCTCGGACGAAAAGTATATCCTTTGAAGTATCGATAAAACATTTCGGTGTCAAGAATAATTTCCCTTCGAGGACAATAAACAAGCAGTGTGTCACGATAAGACGCCATCAAAACAGTTCCATCTTTAAACCCCGTAATTAAATCCACAGTTTCCAAAGTCAACAAATCAAGATCGGTGTTCTCACTTTCCATGACTACAAACTCCTTACGCCAAGATTTCTTGATCCCATATTCCTTCATCACCCAAACCACCAATTGAGAATCGTAACTTTCACATCGACATAAACAACCTTTCAAGACTCCCAAACTTTTAAAGATCAGATTTTCATCTCTAGCTTCACACGGAGGAGATGGGAACAACTCAAATGTCTCCTTCTCAAAATCAAAAACACAAAGCTTTTCAGAGGAATCTTTGTCAAGAACAGTCCAATGAGCATGACCATTTAAAAATGGCCCATACATTCCTTTAAGCCAGTAAGGGACATGACCAAGACTTCTCCATTGACCCGTGCCAAGGGTGTAGACCTCAGCTTGTGATATGATTGGTCGAGAGTTTGAGGAAAAATACGGTATTTTTTCCCCTTGGAAAATCCGTATCACTTTGTATTCATTTGTAAGTGGTGCAACACCGAAACAATAAACCAGGTGTGCATTATGTTGTAAATAGTATTGTGGCTTTGGGAGGATCATATATTCTCTAGTGATTGGATTGCATATGTACGTTTTGTCATGTTGAggaccaaattgccaaagacagAGCAAACCATTGACTGAGCCCACTGGGAGTATTTGAGACTTTTGGAAAATGGGTGCGAGATTAAGGTCAAGGCTCATGATTGGGTCATGGTGTAAATAGTGGTGATCGAGTTTATCTTCAACCTCCACCCACCTTAAAATGCCTGTTCTTAGGTAACCTGTCTTCTGTTCTTCTTCTGCATTACGAAAAACTTCATTGGAATTATGATAAATCATAATTCCTGAGGGGGATCTTGAGAGATGATGATCAGCAAAGTAAGACTCAGAAATGAGATCCAGCCACTTCTTGCATACACACTTGCAGTGGATGATTGTCTTCACAGGGAGTCGAGAGAGAATATCGACCATCAGATGTGCAGGTAAGTCTTCCATTGATGGATCCAATGATTTTCTTGATTTTGATGACGACATTGCAGTTCCAAAACAATATTCAACCAGATCGCGATATAACTTGCatattataaacaaaataaaaattaactaaaagataAATTTCATAATCCATACAAGTAGATCGGTAGATCCTATTAATCAATTCTAAGAAAATCGCAGTTAACTAattaaaaaaccctaaaaatgtccGTAGACCGTAATCCTAACAAAACATATGGTTGCATGTCACTGATAATTGAAATTTAACACGATTTACTACTAAAGAAAGCTTTACCACTAAGAATTACGAGTTATCAACCCCTTAACTGTTAATAATTAGCAACTAGAAAATCTCAATTATCGAAATCTAACAAAATTTACTACTGATATGTAAGAACAATCAACTAAAAAATGTAGtgatttttgatgattttgtaCCTAAAGAGAGATCGAAGGCACGACGAGACAGCAACCGAGAAAGGTGAACGAAGTCATCGAgagatcgagagagagagagatatgggaCGGGGGTTGGTGTGTACCATCTTAAATTTATTTACGACaaatttacataaatggtccttgtggtttttaGATTTGTAactttcttttttatatttttttattatatatatggtccttataatttta encodes:
- the LOC111889800 gene encoding F-box protein At3g07870 — its product is MSSSKSRKSLDPSMEDLPAHLMVDILSRLPVKTIIHCKCVCKKWLDLISESYFADHHLSRSPSGIMIYHNSNEVFRNAEEEQKTGYLRTGILRWVEVEDKLDHHYLHHDPIMSLDLNLAPIFQKSQILPVGSVNGLLCLWQFGPQHDKTYICNPITREYMILPKPQYYLQHNAHLVYCFGVAPLTNEYKVIRIFQGEKIPYFSSNSRPIISQAEVYTLGTGQWRSLGHVPYWLKGMYGPFLNGHAHWTVLDKDSSEKLCVFDFEKETFELFPSPPCEARDENLIFKSLGVLKGCLCRCESYDSQLVVWVMKEYGIKKSWRKEFVVMESENTDLDLLTLETVDLITGFKDGTVLMASYRDTLLVYCPRREIILDTEMFYRYFKGYTFRPSFRRLHNFENERVYMF